The window CCCACTTTTCCTTATATGCCTCCAACTGTTGATTTACGATTTCATCAAAAGAGATTTCGGAGACTTTATTATCTATTTTAGTAGATCTATAAAAATCAAGCATTTTGTAGATAAAGTCATCTAGCCTTAATGTCGCAGAGTCGATCATATCAAAATATTCCAAAATATTCGGATCCTTTGCTTCCATTTTTGCCAACTTAGACACTCCAGAAATACTCATTAGCGGACCTCTCAGTTCATGCGAAAGGCTATAGACAAACTGATTCATTTCTGAATGCACTTTCTTCAACCTTTCGTTTTTGTCTTTGAGTTCCTTCTTGGTGAAATAGATTTCAGAAGCATTTTTGATCGCATTTTTGATCTGTTCCAAGTTCCAAGGCTTATCTATAAACCTATAAACTTCTCCCTTGTTGATCGCATCTATCACACTGGCAATATCAGAATATCCCGTTAAAAGAATCCTTATTGGATCAGGATTAATACGCATCAATTTTTCAAAAAACTCAACTCCTGTCAAACCAGGCATTCTTTGATCGGCTATCACTACATGAAGCTCTTCTTTTTCTGCTATCCTTAGTCCATCTTCAGCATCTATGGCAGTGATGATATGAAAATCCTTCCTTAGACTCGCCTTGAAAGAGTTTAAGTTATTATCTTCATCGTCAATATATAAAACACGTATTTTATTAGTCATTTTGCGGCGTATTTTGATAAATTGGAAGTGTTATAATAAAATTCGTACCCTTCCCTAGACTAGTATCTACTTCTAAAGTTCCTTTATGATTCTCAATAATAGTGTAAACTATTGACAATCCAAGACCAGTTCCTTTTCCTACAGCTTTAGTAGTAAAAAATGGTTCAAAGATTCTTTCTTTCACTGAATCAGGCATCCCAGGTCCATTATCTCCTATTTCGATTTTGATAAACTCACCAACTTGTGAAGTTTTTATTTTGATTAAAGGGTTTGGATTATCTGCCAAATGATCTGTCAAGGCATGAATTGCATTGGTAATGATATTCATAAATACTTGATTGATTTTACCAGCAAGACACTCTATCATCGGAATTTCTGCAAAATCCTTTTCTATTTTTATTCTACCCGACATGGAGCTATTTAGAAGTACGAGAGTGCTGTTTATTCCATCATGAATATCTACTTTTTTGACATCTTGTTCATCCACTCTAGAGAACAAACGGAGACCTTTTACAATTTCAACAGTTCGTTTGGCTCCATCATCCATTCCTCGAAGAAGTTGATCTATTTCTGTCAAGATATATTCTAATTCCAGATCTTCCTCAAGCTCTTTCAGTTCCTTTTTGGTGTCTTCATTGAATTGCTCTTCTCCTTTTTCCCGATAGACATCTACGATTTCCATCAAATCTTTGATGTCTCGCTTGAGTGGAGAAATATTTGAACTTACAAAATTAATTGGATTATTGATTTCATGAGCAATACCTGCGGTAAGTTGCCCTAAAGACGCCATTTTCTCTTGGTTGACCAATTGAGTTTGGGTATTTTGGAGGTTTCTAAGCGTCTCTTCCAACTCCTCGGTTCTCACTTTTACTTTAGATTCAAGGATTTCGTTTTGTTCTAAAATCAAACTTTCATTTTCTTTGAGAATCCTCAATTTTTCTGCCTGCTCGTCTTCTTTTTCTTTTTTCAAGATATTGATCTTATCCGCCAATGCCAAGGAAAGTAAAATCGCCTCCATCGCTGTTCCCACAAGCATTGGGAAGTTGGCTATGATATTCAATTTAACTAAGCCATTGGTCATTAGAATAAACAAAAGCAATCCAGAAATAAAAAACACCCAACCAAAAATAAAATAAATCGCAGGTCGATAACCTAAACGAGCTATTTTAAAT is drawn from Belliella baltica DSM 15883 and contains these coding sequences:
- a CDS encoding sensor histidine kinase, translated to MKSNKQPLYIGLAFVLFVFIPAFGYFFLLDEENVFEVKEYFLYEDESFSQIKDQYQIENELLNLGFVKEAFLGFDVSEGFSENDKLILEIENPTFKEVLLYQKNKNNKIENIGKSGTYHTRDNLISNPFPTFQLQNGLHESTLFLHIRSEEPINLRIKLIPEADFYSGYSQRTLIINVYMGIMFALFLYNFILFFLIRDSTYFFYSVYILFISLTQLSLLGNSFFYILDENPYLYGLSIIGFSSISGMAGLLFMRKFLKTKEFTPVLDKFILATIFIYLLAFVVRISGLIQISYSLTDFSGLLVIILFLLTSFKIARLGYRPAIYFIFGWVFFISGLLLFILMTNGLVKLNIIANFPMLVGTAMEAILLSLALADKINILKKEKEDEQAEKLRILKENESLILEQNEILESKVKVRTEELEETLRNLQNTQTQLVNQEKMASLGQLTAGIAHEINNPINFVSSNISPLKRDIKDLMEIVDVYREKGEEQFNEDTKKELKELEEDLELEYILTEIDQLLRGMDDGAKRTVEIVKGLRLFSRVDEQDVKKVDIHDGINSTLVLLNSSMSGRIKIEKDFAEIPMIECLAGKINQVFMNIITNAIHALTDHLADNPNPLIKIKTSQVGEFIKIEIGDNGPGMPDSVKERIFEPFFTTKAVGKGTGLGLSIVYTIIENHKGTLEVDTSLGKGTNFIITLPIYQNTPQND
- a CDS encoding hybrid sensor histidine kinase/response regulator; amino-acid sequence: MTNKIRVLYIDDEDNNLNSFKASLRKDFHIITAIDAEDGLRIAEKEELHVVIADQRMPGLTGVEFFEKLMRINPDPIRILLTGYSDIASVIDAINKGEVYRFIDKPWNLEQIKNAIKNASEIYFTKKELKDKNERLKKVHSEMNQFVYSLSHELRGPLMSISGVSKLAKMEAKDPNILEYFDMIDSATLRLDDFIYKMLDFYRSTKIDNKVSEISFDEIVNQQLEAYKEKWGLEDINIDINIDQSKKFFSDDAKLRVILNNLFSNAYKFQKIEGDSKFIKLTIKVDDKEALIQIEDNGIGIDEKYHTEVFNLFHRATQRNVGSGLGLYMVKESVIQMGGKIKLESKLDHGTIFTISLPSLKQ